Proteins from one Ignavibacteriota bacterium genomic window:
- a CDS encoding cold-shock protein has protein sequence MEKGTVKWFNETKGFGFIQRESGDDVFVHYRSINGKGFRKLNGGDMVEFEVEEGPKGLQAVNVTKI, from the coding sequence ATGGAAAAAGGTACTGTCAAGTGGTTCAACGAGACCAAGGGTTTCGGATTTATTCAGCGTGAGTCGGGTGACGATGTGTTCGTTCACTATCGCTCGATCAACGGCAAGGGCTTCCGCAAGCTGAACGGCGGCGACATGGTCGAGTTCGAAGTGGAAGAAGGTCCGAAGGGTCTCCAGGCGGTCAACGTCACAAAGATCTAA
- a CDS encoding DUF4440 domain-containing protein translates to MKSRLVTAAPLFFVLFCASCSTIDESAIRQEITETLTKQADAWNNADLDGYMRVYEESDSVRFASGGTVTFGWKTVRDRMKRAYPDAETMGTLVYTDIDIKILNDEAALVFGKWILRRSTDTP, encoded by the coding sequence ATGAAGTCTCGCCTTGTCACCGCCGCTCCGCTGTTTTTCGTCCTTTTCTGCGCCTCCTGTTCCACGATTGACGAATCCGCCATACGGCAGGAAATCACCGAGACGCTCACAAAACAAGCCGACGCGTGGAATAATGCGGATCTCGACGGATACATGCGTGTCTATGAGGAATCGGATTCTGTACGTTTTGCATCGGGAGGGACGGTAACCTTCGGCTGGAAGACGGTCCGCGACCGCATGAAACGGGCGTATCCCGATGCCGAGACCATGGGCACCCTTGTCTATACCGACATCGACATCAAGATACTGAACGACGAAGCGGCGCTGGTTTTTGGCAAGTGGATACTGCGACGCAGCACCGACACGCCGTAG